A single window of Magnetococcus marinus MC-1 DNA harbors:
- a CDS encoding phage tail terminator protein: MQNYLQIEGLIVQRLKDQLEGIRVLSSWGMPVIHEEAELPPTVIIFLEEDKPGPIQGNQQKVEQTWLCLVVVRDAESDAGALISRVITAVVGWTPDRTLFKPFQRTASAYSPDYSPNGIFYFPLAFETSFLFKTTE, translated from the coding sequence GTGCAAAATTATTTGCAGATTGAAGGGCTGATTGTTCAGCGGTTGAAGGATCAGCTTGAGGGGATCCGTGTGCTCTCATCCTGGGGTATGCCGGTTATTCATGAAGAGGCAGAATTACCCCCTACGGTGATCATCTTTCTGGAAGAGGACAAACCGGGGCCCATTCAAGGCAATCAGCAGAAGGTTGAGCAGACCTGGCTCTGCCTGGTGGTGGTGCGGGATGCCGAGAGTGATGCCGGGGCACTGATCAGCCGGGTGATCACTGCGGTGGTGGGCTGGACTCCGGATAGAACCCTCTTCAAACCGTTTCAACGGACAGCCTCGGCTTATTCACCGGACTACTCACCCAATGGAATCTTCTACTTTCCGTTGGCGTTT
- a CDS encoding head decoration protein, with the protein MPAIQQANNLGDVLKFEAPNLYSRETVTVLGGVGTERVLPVGTVIGRRTKSEVAAAADAGNSGDGTIGTVTLGPRAVPGVYSLTCIIASPDSGTFQVVDPNGHRLPDVTVGVAYDTSHLKFTIDDGAADFVVGDHFTVLTTGDSNVVAMDPAAVDGSADPIGIIAQRVVAPVGQDTPEVAILRHAILADHAVVWPESINETQKLEATAALEARGILIRQGV; encoded by the coding sequence ATGCCTGCGATTCAACAAGCCAACAATCTTGGCGATGTGCTCAAGTTTGAAGCCCCCAACCTTTATTCCCGTGAGACCGTCACCGTGCTGGGTGGGGTGGGTACGGAACGGGTGCTGCCTGTAGGTACCGTGATTGGTCGCCGTACCAAATCCGAGGTAGCCGCTGCGGCCGATGCGGGTAACAGCGGCGATGGCACCATCGGGACCGTTACCCTGGGCCCCCGCGCTGTGCCCGGTGTTTACAGCCTTACCTGCATCATCGCCAGCCCTGACAGCGGCACCTTCCAGGTGGTGGATCCCAATGGTCACCGCCTGCCCGATGTGACCGTGGGTGTGGCTTATGACACCTCCCACCTGAAATTCACCATCGATGATGGTGCTGCCGACTTTGTGGTGGGGGATCACTTCACCGTGCTGACCACCGGGGATAGCAACGTGGTGGCCATGGACCCCGCAGCGGTGGATGGAAGCGCTGATCCCATCGGCATCATCGCCCAGAGGGTTGTGGCCCCAGTGGGCCAGGATACCCCAGAGGTGGCCATCCTTCGTCACGCCATCCTGGCTGACCATGCTGTGGTCTGGCCTGAATCCATCAATGAAACACAGAAACTGGAAGCCACGGCGGCCCTTGAGGCTCGGGGCATCCTTATCCGTCAGGGAGTTTAA
- a CDS encoding DUF1841 family protein, translating to MNVAARHIREGMIQAISTQIETNDPAISRTTFERLQKSGFDADEAKRLMASVLAHEMFMINQHNQPYDSNRYAALMGQLPRLPG from the coding sequence ATGAACGTTGCGGCCCGACATATACGAGAGGGAATGATCCAAGCCATTTCCACTCAAATTGAAACCAACGATCCCGCCATCTCACGGACCACCTTTGAGCGGCTGCAGAAAAGCGGTTTTGATGCAGATGAAGCCAAACGCCTCATGGCCAGCGTACTGGCTCATGAGATGTTCATGATCAACCAGCACAATCAGCCTTACGATTCGAATCGTTACGCTGCATTGATGGGCCAATTACCTCGCCTCCCGGGGTAA
- a CDS encoding head-tail joining protein: protein MASWDDGLNGLNAACIEVFGQPIIHTPAGGEPSELSAIFDSSREITTIDAVGVPVQSYRPVIEGREADFLSRPVVGDGVAVGGINYRVMDVQPRGDGWLVLILRR from the coding sequence ATGGCCAGTTGGGATGACGGGCTGAATGGTCTAAACGCAGCCTGTATCGAGGTCTTTGGTCAACCCATCATCCACACCCCCGCTGGCGGGGAGCCATCTGAACTCTCCGCCATTTTTGATTCCAGCCGTGAGATCACCACCATCGATGCCGTTGGGGTGCCGGTACAGAGCTATCGACCGGTCATTGAAGGTCGAGAGGCCGACTTCCTTTCTCGTCCTGTGGTGGGTGATGGGGTGGCTGTCGGTGGGATCAACTACCGCGTCATGGATGTGCAACCCCGTGGGGATGGTTGGTTGGTACTGATTCTTCGGAGGTAA
- a CDS encoding S49 family peptidase gives MTQNMLPHVASRILGTPLMVDRARLETILSVIAPRVGLEQSAMPSGFEPKDHSSDLLITPNGIAVVPIHGTLVKRAGAIEAASGLTSYASIEEKILDAATDPAVRAILMDVDSPGGEVGGVFDLAAMIQEAGQDKPIWALADDAFSAAYLIASQAHRIIVPQTAGVGSIGVIAAHVDESEKDAKEGRSYTTVFAGARKNDFSTHAPLSLEARTNLQLEVDRLYGMFVAAVAAGRKMNESAVRATEAGLFFGDKAIRVGLADQVGTIRDALAGLSITIDASKKTYSHRAALPREPVYMEETMPMEENPAAETSVVTSRQSQPDLHAKSDIMSDLTDQSAVSNVVDLDKVRAEHGKQMRNEAQAIVDLCALADMPHLAGGYIAEGTSAEVVRKELLAKRADAEEIHSEVMPGDGTRMQPRQSLETNPVVASCRKLAGQ, from the coding sequence ATGACACAAAACATGTTGCCCCATGTGGCTTCCCGAATCCTCGGGACTCCGCTGATGGTGGACCGTGCCCGCTTGGAAACCATCCTCTCGGTGATTGCTCCCCGCGTCGGCTTGGAGCAATCTGCCATGCCCAGCGGCTTTGAGCCCAAGGATCATAGCTCTGACCTGCTCATCACGCCGAATGGGATTGCCGTCGTGCCCATCCACGGCACCCTGGTGAAACGGGCGGGAGCCATTGAGGCCGCTTCTGGACTTACATCCTACGCATCCATCGAGGAGAAGATCCTGGATGCGGCTACCGACCCAGCAGTCAGGGCCATCCTGATGGATGTCGATTCCCCTGGTGGAGAGGTGGGTGGGGTGTTCGATCTGGCTGCCATGATTCAGGAGGCGGGGCAGGACAAGCCCATATGGGCGCTGGCCGATGATGCTTTTTCCGCCGCTTATCTCATCGCCTCCCAGGCTCACCGGATCATCGTGCCCCAGACTGCAGGGGTGGGCTCCATCGGCGTCATCGCTGCCCATGTGGATGAATCAGAGAAGGATGCCAAAGAGGGGCGCAGCTACACCACCGTGTTTGCTGGAGCCCGTAAAAATGACTTTTCCACCCACGCCCCTCTCTCTCTAGAGGCTCGGACTAACCTGCAACTGGAGGTAGATCGGCTCTACGGTATGTTCGTCGCTGCCGTGGCGGCAGGTCGCAAGATGAATGAATCGGCGGTGCGTGCCACCGAGGCAGGCCTGTTCTTTGGCGACAAGGCAATCCGGGTTGGTCTGGCTGACCAGGTTGGCACCATCCGGGATGCCCTGGCTGGCCTGTCAATAACTATTGATGCGTCCAAAAAGACCTATTCTCACCGAGCGGCACTGCCGCGGGAACCTGTGTATATGGAGGAAACCATGCCCATGGAAGAAAATCCGGCGGCTGAAACATCTGTTGTCACGTCACGACAATCCCAACCTGACCTTCACGCCAAATCCGACATAATGTCGGATTTGACTGACCAATCTGCGGTATCCAACGTTGTGGACCTGGACAAGGTCCGTGCCGAGCATGGCAAACAGATGCGCAATGAAGCTCAGGCCATTGTGGATCTATGTGCCCTGGCGGATATGCCCCACTTAGCCGGTGGCTATATCGCCGAAGGAACCTCCGCTGAAGTGGTGCGCAAAGAGCTACTAGCCAAACGGGCCGATGCTGAGGAGATCCACTCCGAGGTGATGCCTGGAGATGGCACCCGTATGCAGCCCAGACAGAGTCTTGAAACCAACCCGGTTGTGGCCTCCTGCCGCAAACTCGCCGGTCAATAA
- a CDS encoding major capsid protein, which yields MPLAANPFSNDAFGAVALTAAINILPNRYGKLEGLNLMPSKPVRLRQIAIEERNGVLSLLPTATVGSPGTTGKRGKRKIRSFMIPHIPHDDVVLPEEVAGIRAFGSEGELSALSDVLSQHLQSMRDKHAITLEHLRMGALKGEILDADGSVIYNLFDEFEISPKTINFELDDPATDVKTKCLELKRYLEDNLRGEFMTGVSVLVSPEFFDALTGHAKVEKAYERWQQGEALRADMRSGFTFAGVTFEEYRGQATDPEGTVRRFIAESEGHAFPTGTSQTFCTYFAPADFNESVNTMGQPLYAKQEPRKFERGTDLHTQSNPLPMCHRPGVLVKLTAN from the coding sequence ATGCCCTTAGCAGCGAATCCATTCAGTAATGACGCTTTCGGGGCGGTAGCTCTGACAGCGGCCATCAATATTCTGCCCAACCGCTACGGTAAGCTTGAGGGCCTCAACCTGATGCCTTCCAAACCGGTCCGACTGCGTCAGATCGCCATTGAGGAGCGCAATGGGGTGCTCTCTCTGCTCCCCACCGCCACCGTGGGATCTCCCGGTACCACCGGCAAACGGGGCAAGCGGAAGATCCGCTCCTTCATGATCCCCCACATCCCCCATGATGATGTGGTTCTCCCTGAAGAGGTGGCCGGGATCCGTGCTTTTGGTTCTGAGGGTGAGCTTTCAGCCCTATCTGATGTGCTCTCCCAGCATCTACAATCCATGCGGGATAAACATGCCATCACCCTGGAGCACCTTCGCATGGGGGCACTCAAGGGAGAGATTCTCGATGCCGATGGCAGCGTGATCTACAACCTCTTTGATGAGTTTGAGATCTCGCCCAAAACCATCAACTTTGAGTTGGATGATCCCGCTACCGACGTAAAGACCAAGTGCCTGGAGCTGAAACGCTATCTGGAGGATAACCTGCGGGGCGAATTCATGACCGGGGTAAGTGTATTGGTCTCTCCCGAGTTCTTTGATGCCCTCACCGGTCACGCCAAAGTCGAGAAGGCCTATGAACGCTGGCAGCAGGGGGAAGCGCTGCGTGCTGACATGCGCTCCGGCTTTACCTTCGCAGGCGTCACCTTTGAAGAGTATCGGGGCCAGGCCACCGATCCCGAGGGTACGGTGCGACGCTTTATCGCTGAGAGTGAAGGGCATGCGTTTCCTACAGGGACCAGCCAGACATTCTGTACCTATTTTGCCCCGGCTGACTTCAATGAGTCGGTTAACACGATGGGACAGCCCCTCTACGCCAAGCAGGAACCCCGCAAGTTTGAGCGGGGCACCGACCTGCACACCCAATCCAACCCCCTACCCATGTGCCACCGCCCTGGCGTGCTGGTCAAACTGACCGCTAACTGA
- a CDS encoding phage portal protein, with protein sequence MKLLKRLFRGPPKRRAGYEGAASGRRLGNWQPEESGVNALLFRDATLMRSRSRDLIRRNAWAANAVDSLVGNLVGTGIKPQSTVENPQIKAQIQALWLAWTREADAHGMLGFYGLQALIARAMIEGGEVLVRLRNRDARDGLIVPLQLQLLEPEHLPASDSRDLPNGHRVRAGIEFDKIGRRVAYHLFREHPGEQPMLFKAGDVARVPSSEVCHIFKPLRPGQLRGEPWMAQALVRLHELDQYDDAELVRKKTAALIAGFITKPDPELGVGGEDGQDPDEQGAVPVTWAPGTMQVLLPGEDVKFSDPADVGGQYGEFMRTQLRAVAVGLGLTYEQLTGDLSGVNYSSIRAGMVEFRRRMEQIQRMVLIHQFCRPVWERWMDQAVLSGALQLPDYPNRRREYQAVKWIPQGWQWVDPQKEFNAIIWAIRAGLLSRAEAVSTYGYDIEEIDREIAADNQRADDLGLVFDSDARRTSRSGVSRDSGQSDPELVNLEE encoded by the coding sequence ATGAAGCTGCTTAAGCGCCTGTTTAGAGGTCCTCCCAAACGCCGGGCAGGATATGAGGGTGCAGCATCTGGTCGGCGACTGGGCAATTGGCAGCCCGAAGAGTCTGGGGTCAATGCCCTGCTGTTTCGGGATGCGACGCTCATGCGCTCCCGGTCACGGGATCTTATTCGCCGTAATGCCTGGGCGGCCAATGCGGTGGACTCCCTGGTGGGGAACCTGGTGGGCACCGGTATCAAGCCCCAATCCACGGTAGAAAATCCTCAGATTAAAGCGCAGATCCAAGCATTATGGCTCGCCTGGACCCGTGAGGCTGATGCCCACGGCATGCTGGGCTTTTATGGCCTCCAGGCTTTGATTGCCCGCGCTATGATCGAGGGGGGCGAGGTGCTGGTACGGCTGCGCAATCGGGATGCCCGCGATGGCCTCATTGTACCACTACAGTTGCAACTCTTGGAACCAGAGCATCTCCCCGCCAGCGATAGCCGGGATCTACCCAATGGTCACCGGGTAAGGGCTGGGATCGAATTCGACAAGATCGGTCGCCGGGTCGCTTACCACCTGTTTCGGGAACACCCCGGTGAGCAGCCCATGCTGTTCAAAGCGGGAGATGTGGCCCGCGTGCCTAGCTCAGAGGTGTGTCACATTTTCAAACCTCTGCGCCCCGGTCAGCTAAGAGGAGAACCCTGGATGGCTCAGGCGCTGGTTCGCCTCCATGAGTTGGATCAGTACGACGATGCGGAGCTGGTGCGGAAAAAGACCGCCGCGCTCATCGCCGGCTTCATCACCAAACCTGACCCCGAGTTGGGCGTTGGCGGTGAGGATGGTCAGGATCCTGATGAACAGGGGGCCGTCCCCGTCACCTGGGCTCCCGGTACCATGCAGGTACTCTTGCCTGGTGAGGATGTAAAGTTCTCTGACCCAGCCGATGTGGGTGGTCAGTATGGAGAGTTTATGCGCACCCAACTGCGCGCTGTAGCTGTGGGGCTGGGTCTGACCTATGAACAGCTCACCGGGGATCTCAGTGGGGTCAACTACAGCAGTATTCGCGCCGGTATGGTGGAATTTCGCCGCCGAATGGAGCAGATCCAGCGCATGGTATTGATCCATCAGTTTTGCCGTCCCGTATGGGAGCGGTGGATGGATCAGGCGGTGCTCTCCGGTGCTCTTCAGCTTCCCGACTATCCAAATCGCCGTCGTGAATATCAGGCAGTGAAATGGATTCCCCAAGGGTGGCAGTGGGTGGATCCTCAGAAAGAGTTCAATGCCATCATCTGGGCCATCCGCGCTGGTCTGCTCAGCCGGGCCGAAGCGGTCTCCACCTACGGCTATGACATTGAGGAGATCGACCGGGAGATCGCTGCAGATAACCAACGGGCCGATGATCTCGGTCTGGTCTTTGACTCCGATGCCCGTCGCACCTCCCGTTCTGGGGTATCCCGCGACTCTGGGCAATCTGACCCTGAACTGGTCAATTTAGAAGAGTAA
- a CDS encoding phage head-tail joining protein, translated as MATVSELQVRRDNLLERLESLQTRVSHGDKTVQYDLSQAREALDLLDREIARNGGNRRVARHLRVRSNKDL; from the coding sequence ATGGCCACAGTATCCGAATTACAAGTCCGAAGAGATAATCTCCTGGAGCGTTTGGAATCTCTTCAAACTCGCGTCAGTCATGGGGATAAGACGGTTCAATATGACCTCAGCCAAGCCCGTGAAGCGTTGGATCTATTGGACCGAGAAATAGCCCGTAATGGTGGCAACCGTCGTGTCGCCAGACACCTGCGTGTGCGCAGCAATAAGGATCTGTAA